In bacterium, a single window of DNA contains:
- the frr gene encoding ribosome recycling factor, with product MSDELTQEAELLMEEQIETLTHRLAKIRTGKASPALLDSVRVEYYGAPTPLRQLASIGAPEPRLLTVAPFDRSTLKDIERAIMAADLGLNPSNDGVVVRVPIPELNEDRRRQFTKTVRDFGEQGKVAVRKARQNTNDRIKKSDTLTEDEQRAARDAVQKLTDRFCEDIDRIVRSKEAEIMEI from the coding sequence ATGAGCGACGAACTCACCCAGGAAGCCGAGCTCCTCATGGAGGAGCAGATCGAGACGCTGACCCACCGCCTGGCCAAGATCCGCACCGGCAAGGCCAGCCCGGCGCTGCTGGATTCCGTGCGCGTCGAGTACTACGGGGCGCCGACCCCCCTGCGCCAGCTGGCGAGCATCGGCGCGCCGGAGCCGCGGCTGCTGACCGTGGCCCCCTTCGACCGCAGCACGCTCAAGGACATCGAGCGGGCGATCATGGCCGCCGACCTCGGCCTGAACCCCTCGAACGACGGCGTCGTGGTGCGCGTGCCGATCCCCGAGCTGAACGAGGACCGCCGCCGCCAGTTCACCAAGACCGTCCGGGACTTCGGCGAGCAGGGCAAGGTCGCGGTGCGCAAGGCCCGCCAGAACACCAACGACCGGATCAAGAAGAGCGACACGCTCACCGAGGACGAGCAGCGCGCGGCCCGCGACGCCGTCCAGAAGCTCACCGACCGCTTCTGCGAGGACATCGACCGGATCGTCCGGTCCAAAGAAGCAGAAATCATGGAGATCTGA
- the uppS gene encoding polyprenyl diphosphate synthase, with protein sequence MGEHREEPELRELRERVLAAGNVPQHVAVIMDGNGRWAQRRRLPRVAGHRAGRHAVRRTVEAAVGLGVRHLTLYTFSQENWKRPQAEVRALWSFLEEVLAGERDELQRQGVRLVATGELDLIPPRAREALQGVIDSLDGNRVMVLNLALAYGGRTEILRACARLAALAAAGELDPADIDEAAFRGGLYAPDIPDPDLVIRTSGELRLSNFLIWQAAYAEIYFTPVLWPDFGERDLLEAVADYQSRERRFGDVGVDPDGDPPAAGPFDASRWRKLFKVRS encoded by the coding sequence ATGGGCGAGCATCGGGAGGAGCCGGAGCTGCGGGAGCTGCGCGAGCGGGTCCTGGCCGCCGGCAATGTCCCGCAGCACGTCGCCGTCATCATGGACGGCAACGGCCGCTGGGCCCAGCGCCGCCGCCTGCCCCGGGTGGCCGGCCACCGGGCCGGCCGCCACGCCGTGCGCCGCACCGTCGAGGCCGCCGTCGGACTGGGCGTGCGCCACCTGACCCTCTACACGTTCTCCCAGGAGAACTGGAAGCGGCCCCAGGCCGAGGTCCGCGCCCTCTGGTCGTTCCTCGAGGAGGTTCTCGCCGGCGAGCGCGACGAGCTGCAGCGCCAGGGCGTGCGGCTGGTGGCCACCGGCGAGCTGGACCTGATCCCGCCGCGGGCCCGCGAGGCCCTGCAGGGCGTGATCGACTCGCTGGACGGCAACCGCGTCATGGTGCTCAACCTGGCGCTGGCCTACGGCGGTCGCACCGAGATCCTGCGCGCCTGCGCACGGCTCGCCGCGCTGGCCGCCGCCGGCGAGCTGGACCCCGCCGACATCGACGAGGCGGCGTTCCGCGGCGGGCTCTACGCGCCCGACATCCCGGATCCCGACCTGGTCATCCGCACCAGCGGCGAGCTGCGCCTCTCCAACTTCCTGATCTGGCAGGCCGCCTACGCCGAGATCTACTTCACACCCGTGCTGTGGCCCGACTTCGGCGAGCGCGACCTGCTCGAGGCCGTCGCCGACTACCAGAGCCGCGAGCGGCGCTTCGGCGACGTCGGCGTCGATCCGGACGGCGACCCCCCCGCGGCCGGTCCCTTCGACGCCTCCCGCTGGCGGAAGCTGTTCAAGGTCCGCTCGTGA
- a CDS encoding phosphatidate cytidylyltransferase has translation MNRADGSPVVRAGLWRRLLGAGLLPRALVTAIGVPLLALAAVQGGLVYRSLIAVLVLLGVREFLLLMSAKGYGPFKVIGTLAGLACAWAVAHGPAAAVPVLTAALMAVMTVELMRRNMDRSLNHVAVTLFGALYVGWLGGFLVLLRELPGGSGVDGFTGLRALALLAALTWACDTLAFLVGVAVGRRPLLPRVSPRKSVEGAVGGILGATGAGLVAAATFAPFLSTLQGGLLGAVCGVTGQIGDLVESMLKRDAGVKDTAALLPGHGGILDRFDSLLFNAPVVYYALILTGAATVAR, from the coding sequence GTGAACCGCGCCGACGGCAGCCCGGTCGTCCGCGCCGGCCTCTGGCGCCGCCTGCTGGGTGCCGGCCTGCTGCCCCGCGCGCTGGTGACGGCGATCGGCGTGCCGCTGCTGGCGCTGGCCGCGGTGCAGGGCGGCCTGGTCTACCGGTCGCTGATCGCCGTGCTGGTGCTGCTGGGCGTGCGCGAGTTCCTGCTGCTGATGAGCGCCAAGGGCTACGGACCCTTCAAGGTGATCGGGACGCTGGCCGGCCTGGCCTGCGCCTGGGCGGTCGCCCACGGGCCCGCGGCGGCCGTGCCCGTCCTGACGGCCGCGCTGATGGCCGTCATGACCGTCGAGCTCATGCGCCGCAACATGGACCGCTCCCTGAACCACGTCGCGGTGACCCTCTTCGGCGCCCTGTACGTCGGTTGGCTGGGCGGCTTCCTGGTCCTGCTGCGGGAGTTGCCGGGCGGGTCGGGTGTGGACGGCTTCACGGGCCTGCGCGCGCTCGCCCTGCTGGCGGCCCTGACTTGGGCCTGCGACACGCTGGCCTTCCTGGTCGGCGTCGCCGTGGGCCGCCGCCCCCTGCTGCCGCGGGTGAGCCCCCGCAAGTCGGTCGAGGGCGCCGTCGGGGGGATCCTCGGCGCCACGGGCGCCGGCCTCGTCGCCGCCGCTACCTTCGCGCCCTTCCTGTCGACGCTGCAGGGGGGGCTGCTCGGCGCCGTCTGCGGCGTCACCGGCCAGATCGGCGACCTCGTCGAGTCGATGCTCAAGCGCGACGCGGGGGTCAAGGACACCGCCGCCCTGCTGCCCGGCCATGGCGGCATCCTGGACCGTTTCGACTCCCTGCTGTTCAACGCGCCGGTGGTGTACTACGCCCTGATCCTGACCGGAGCGGCGACCGTTGCGCGCTGA
- the dxr gene encoding 1-deoxy-D-xylulose-5-phosphate reductoisomerase: MTEPLYRIGRTTPAPRLPVRIVILGATGSIGRQAVDLAERHPDRLQVVGVSARTQVDDLGALVSRLETAGAARRPAVALADPQAAREAARDPRLCRRLLAPGPDGLDDLAALDGADCVVNGLVGAAGLAPTLAAAAAGRRIALANKESLVVGGDLVREAVARGGAVVVPVDSEHSALAQCLSGRTAEELERLVLTCSGGPFRTWTAAAMATARKAEVLRHPTWIMGAKITVDSATLMNKGLEVIEAHVLFGAAYRDIDVVVHPGSIVHSLAVFRDGSVVAQLGAPDMRVPLLYALAGERHWPLATERLDLARLGELRFEAPDPVRFPCLALARRAGEAGGRAPIVLNAANETAVAALLDDRLGFADIAPVIASALDELPGGPVADLAEALETDAEARRVALRLIDARARR, encoded by the coding sequence GTGACCGAGCCGCTGTACCGGATCGGCCGGACCACGCCGGCGCCGCGGCTGCCGGTGCGGATCGTGATCCTGGGCGCGACGGGCTCGATCGGCCGGCAGGCCGTCGACCTCGCCGAGCGGCATCCCGACCGGCTGCAGGTCGTCGGCGTCTCGGCCCGGACGCAGGTGGACGACCTGGGCGCGCTGGTGAGCCGCCTCGAAACGGCCGGCGCCGCGCGCCGGCCCGCGGTCGCGCTGGCGGACCCGCAGGCCGCGCGCGAAGCGGCGCGTGACCCCCGGCTCTGCCGGCGGCTGCTGGCGCCCGGACCGGACGGGCTGGACGACCTGGCGGCGCTGGACGGGGCCGACTGCGTCGTCAACGGGCTGGTGGGCGCCGCCGGGCTCGCCCCGACCCTGGCCGCGGCCGCCGCCGGCCGGCGGATCGCGCTGGCGAACAAGGAGTCCCTGGTGGTCGGCGGCGACCTCGTGCGCGAGGCCGTTGCGCGCGGCGGCGCCGTGGTCGTCCCGGTCGACTCCGAGCACTCCGCGCTGGCGCAGTGCCTGTCGGGCCGCACCGCCGAGGAACTCGAGCGCCTCGTGCTGACCTGCTCGGGCGGGCCGTTCCGCACCTGGACGGCCGCGGCGATGGCCACCGCGCGCAAAGCCGAAGTCCTGCGCCACCCCACCTGGATCATGGGCGCGAAGATCACCGTCGACTCGGCGACCCTGATGAACAAGGGGCTGGAGGTCATCGAGGCGCACGTGCTGTTCGGCGCGGCCTACCGCGACATCGACGTGGTGGTCCACCCCGGCTCGATCGTCCACTCGCTCGCGGTGTTCCGTGACGGTTCGGTGGTGGCCCAGCTCGGCGCGCCGGACATGCGGGTCCCGCTGCTCTACGCCCTGGCCGGCGAACGCCACTGGCCGCTGGCGACCGAACGCCTGGACCTCGCGCGCCTGGGCGAGCTGCGCTTCGAGGCGCCCGATCCGGTGCGTTTCCCGTGCCTCGCGCTGGCCCGCCGGGCGGGGGAGGCCGGCGGGCGCGCGCCCATCGTCCTGAACGCCGCCAACGAGACCGCGGTGGCCGCGCTGCTGGACGATCGTCTCGGGTTCGCCGATATTGCCCCGGTCATCGCGTCCGCGCTCGACGAGCTGCCGGGCGGCCCGGTGGCGGACCTGGCCGAAGCCCTGGAAACCGACGCCGAAGCGCGGCGCGTCGCGCTGCGCCTGATCGACGCCCGCGCGCGGCGCTGA